From a region of the Fischerella sp. JS2 genome:
- the psbC gene encoding photosystem II reaction center protein CP43, with protein sequence METPFDSKVSKPKDEVQKPAYIVNSPSEGRDEASTGYAWWAGNARFINQSGRFLGAHVAHAGLIAFWAGAMLLFEVAHYVPEKPMYDQGLILMPHIATLGFGVGPGGQVVDIFPFFAIAVFHLIGSAVLGFGGIYHSLKGPQKLPGFFNFDWSDKDKVTSILGYHLIALGVAAFLLVGKAMLWGGLYDTWAPGGGTVRLVTNPTLDPRIIFGYLFKGFTGGAGNIVSVDNLEDLVGGHIWIGSLLILGGIWHIVTKPFKWTHKAFIWSGEAYLSQSLGNVAGQAFIATMFIWFNNTAYPSEFYGPTVAESSNAQALVFLVRDQNLGANVASAQGPTGLGKYLMRSPTGEIIFGGETMRFWDVKAPWLEPLRGPNGLDIDKLQHDVQPWQIRRASEYMTHAPIGSLNSVGGLATELNSFNFVGPRAWLASAHFVFALLFLVGHLWHAGRARAAAAGFERGIDREDEPVLSMPPLD encoded by the coding sequence GTGGAAACGCCCTTTGATTCTAAAGTTTCAAAACCAAAAGACGAAGTTCAAAAACCTGCTTATATTGTTAATTCACCAAGTGAAGGTCGTGATGAAGCCTCGACAGGATATGCTTGGTGGGCTGGTAACGCTCGTTTTATTAACCAATCTGGTCGGTTTTTGGGCGCTCATGTTGCCCATGCAGGGCTGATTGCCTTCTGGGCAGGAGCGATGCTGCTGTTTGAAGTCGCTCACTATGTTCCGGAAAAACCGATGTATGACCAGGGTTTGATCTTAATGCCTCACATTGCCACCCTTGGTTTTGGTGTGGGGCCAGGAGGTCAAGTAGTAGATATCTTTCCATTTTTTGCGATCGCTGTATTTCACCTGATCGGCTCGGCTGTTTTGGGTTTTGGTGGTATCTATCACTCCCTCAAAGGGCCGCAAAAACTTCCTGGTTTCTTCAATTTCGATTGGAGCGATAAAGATAAAGTCACCAGCATTTTGGGATATCACCTGATTGCTTTAGGTGTCGCCGCCTTCTTACTTGTCGGTAAGGCAATGTTGTGGGGCGGGTTGTATGACACCTGGGCCCCCGGTGGTGGTACTGTTCGCCTTGTTACCAATCCTACCCTTGACCCCAGAATCATCTTTGGTTATCTGTTCAAAGGTTTTACAGGTGGAGCAGGTAATATTGTTAGTGTTGACAACTTAGAAGATTTAGTCGGCGGTCATATTTGGATCGGTTCGCTGCTAATACTAGGTGGTATTTGGCACATTGTGACTAAGCCTTTTAAGTGGACTCATAAAGCCTTTATTTGGTCAGGAGAGGCTTACCTTTCGCAAAGTTTGGGCAATGTAGCCGGACAAGCATTTATTGCGACGATGTTCATCTGGTTTAACAACACTGCCTATCCCAGCGAATTTTATGGGCCGACAGTTGCTGAATCTTCCAATGCTCAGGCGCTAGTATTTCTTGTGCGTGACCAAAATTTAGGAGCGAACGTCGCTTCCGCTCAAGGACCAACAGGTCTGGGGAAATACTTGATGCGATCGCCAACCGGAGAAATTATCTTTGGCGGGGAAACTATGCGCTTTTGGGATGTCAAAGCGCCCTGGCTAGAACCTCTGCGTGGCCCCAATGGTCTAGATATTGACAAACTCCAGCATGATGTCCAGCCTTGGCAAATTCGCCGTGCTTCTGAATACATGACCCATGCACCTATAGGTTCCCTGAATTCTGTCGGCGGCTTAGCAACTGAACTCAACTCCTTTAACTTTGTTGGGCCTCGTGCCTGGCTAGCTTCTGCACATTTTGTCTTTGCTCTGCTTTTCTTAGTTGGTCATCTCTGGCACGCCGGTCGTGCCAGAGCCGCGGCCGCAGGCTTTGAAAGAGGTATAGACCGCGAAGATGAGCCAGTTCTATCCATGCCTCCATTAGATTAG
- the psbD gene encoding photosystem II D2 protein (photosystem q(a) protein): MTIAIRPSRTRGFEWFYVLDDWLKRDRFVFIGWSGLLLFPCAYLAIGGWFTGTTFVTSWYTHGIVSSYLEGCNFLTAAVSTPADSMGHSLLFLWGPEAQWDFTRWCQIGGLWAFVALHGVFGLIGFMLRQFEIARLVGVRPYNAIAFSAPISVFVSVFLIYPLGQSSWFFAPSFGVAAIFRFLLFFQAFHNYTLNPFHMMGVAGVLGGALLCAIHGATVENTLFRDTKSFNTFGGFSPTQAEETYSFVTANRYWSQIFGIAFSNKRWLHFFMLFVPVTGLWMSSIGMVGLAFNLRAYDFVSQEIRAAEDPEFETFYTKNILLNEGARAWMATQDQPHEKFEFPEEVLPRGNAE, translated from the coding sequence ATGACCATTGCAATTAGACCCTCACGGACAAGGGGGTTTGAATGGTTTTATGTCCTCGATGACTGGCTGAAACGCGATCGCTTTGTTTTTATCGGTTGGTCAGGCTTGTTACTCTTCCCCTGTGCTTACCTGGCGATTGGGGGTTGGTTTACTGGCACGACTTTTGTTACTTCTTGGTACACTCATGGTATTGTGAGTTCTTACTTGGAAGGCTGTAACTTCCTGACAGCGGCTGTTTCCACTCCTGCTGATAGCATGGGACATTCTTTGTTGTTCCTGTGGGGGCCTGAGGCGCAGTGGGACTTTACCCGTTGGTGTCAAATTGGCGGTTTATGGGCTTTTGTCGCCCTCCATGGTGTTTTTGGTTTAATCGGCTTCATGCTGCGCCAATTTGAAATTGCTCGTTTAGTTGGCGTTCGACCCTACAATGCGATCGCTTTTTCTGCTCCCATCTCTGTATTTGTTTCTGTCTTTCTCATTTATCCATTAGGACAATCTTCCTGGTTTTTTGCGCCCTCGTTTGGGGTCGCTGCCATTTTCCGTTTCTTATTATTCTTCCAAGCGTTTCATAACTATACACTGAACCCATTTCATATGATGGGAGTCGCCGGTGTATTGGGAGGTGCGCTGTTGTGTGCTATTCATGGTGCAACAGTAGAAAATACTTTGTTTAGAGACACCAAAAGCTTTAACACTTTTGGGGGATTTTCTCCGACTCAAGCAGAAGAAACCTATTCTTTTGTGACTGCAAACCGCTATTGGTCACAGATTTTTGGAATTGCTTTTTCTAACAAGCGATGGTTGCATTTCTTTATGTTGTTTGTGCCAGTTACAGGCTTGTGGATGAGTTCTATTGGCATGGTGGGTTTAGCTTTTAACCTGCGGGCTTATGACTTTGTGTCTCAGGAAATACGCGCAGCAGAAGACCCAGAATTTGAAACATTCTATACCAAAAATATCTTATTGAACGAGGGAGCTAGAGCATGGATGGCGACTCAAGACCAGCCCCATGAAAAATTTGAATTCCCTGAAGAGGTACTGCCCCGTGGTAATGCTGAATGA
- the apcD gene encoding allophycocyanin subunit alpha-B, with protein sequence MSLVKQVIENADEQMRYPTPGEIRMIQNFCHSGDKRIRIAKTLASNQNRLVETASQKFWKRCPVTPSNSGNMRKTASCQRDQGWYIRLVAYCVLAGNEQPLTEIGTVGMQQMYQSLGIPLSNWVEAVRCIKEEAQALLGDEDAAEVTPYFDHIIQTLSFPGAPYFMNDGRSDW encoded by the coding sequence ATGAGTCTTGTAAAGCAGGTAATTGAGAATGCTGATGAACAGATGCGTTATCCTACTCCCGGAGAAATCCGCATGATTCAAAATTTTTGCCATTCGGGGGACAAACGGATTCGCATTGCTAAAACTTTGGCTAGTAACCAAAATCGGCTTGTAGAAACAGCTAGTCAAAAGTTCTGGAAGCGGTGTCCAGTGACACCCAGTAATAGCGGCAATATGAGGAAAACAGCTTCCTGCCAACGGGATCAAGGTTGGTATATCCGTTTAGTTGCCTATTGTGTTTTGGCAGGAAATGAGCAGCCCTTGACAGAAATTGGCACAGTTGGAATGCAACAAATGTATCAATCTTTAGGAATTCCACTTTCTAATTGGGTTGAGGCAGTGCGCTGTATTAAAGAAGAAGCTCAAGCACTGCTTGGTGATGAAGATGCTGCGGAAGTCACCCCTTATTTCGACCACATTATTCAAACTCTCTCCTTTCCAGGTGCTCCTTATTTTATGAATGATGGTCGGTCGGATTGGTGA
- a CDS encoding phycobilisome rod-core linker polypeptide, with amino-acid sequence MSTKASSNISVAHPQLYQTVPLAVISQAEQQDRYLKRTELQELNSFFSSGNKRLEIVETLTKNADEIVSVGANRIFVGGFPMDYLEKTQDPIGLPGSGYYVGEDYLSAARRNGYVPDKERVNLIPTPRFFNPLRGWWEQARTLFTDRDPLPEGFRFINISRYGPTRMKRSMRDLAWFLRYITYAIVAGDTSILSANARGLRGVIPEDVTDATVVALKEMQRQSLNYFANDAEAQEIIKHNFQVLISEYLVEKPPVQLRIGVSNEQQGLVLPQSYAIASLARLKYVMKSVLPETEKQAVIKAAYRQVFERDVTATYGFAVDELESQLKGGQISMKEFVRCLGKSRLYRRLFWEPYTISRVIELAMRHFLGRGLSSLEEFQEYFAVVTKGGLPKLIDTLVDSQEYADYFGEETVPYLRGLGQEAQECRNWGPQIDLLKYSAVIHKVPQFVTLFGKYAKPLPNQHPYGSGNDPLEIQFGAIFPVDALPATTLHSPAPFGKDNRRILISSDGLGQVPGTLGRVIKLDHPEKLHTKSLVNGKQAPPNVSLTNHSPSAVIQAAYQQVFGRDVFEGQRITVAESAFLSGAITMREFIRQLAKSKLFRRMFWEPLYVTKAIEYIHRRLLGRPTYGRQEMNHYYDISANQGFYALIDEMIDSPEYMQTFGEDTVPYERYVTPRGFAMRSPKSSYAVNLSVKSLLSSPSELDSFVPKHHNGQTQTLSELVNECETNLQEQKLEPELTYVQASVSESEGEDNYINPA; translated from the coding sequence ATGAGTACGAAAGCAAGTAGTAATATTTCAGTTGCTCATCCACAACTGTATCAAACTGTACCTCTTGCAGTTATTTCACAAGCAGAACAACAAGACCGCTATTTAAAGCGTACTGAACTTCAAGAACTCAATTCATTTTTTAGTTCTGGTAATAAGCGTTTAGAAATTGTAGAAACGCTAACTAAAAATGCAGATGAAATTGTCTCTGTGGGGGCAAATCGGATTTTTGTTGGCGGTTTTCCCATGGATTACTTGGAAAAAACCCAAGATCCCATAGGATTGCCAGGTTCAGGTTATTATGTAGGTGAGGATTACCTGAGTGCAGCACGAAGAAATGGTTATGTTCCGGATAAGGAACGGGTAAATTTAATACCAACGCCAAGATTTTTCAATCCTTTAAGGGGTTGGTGGGAACAAGCGCGTACTCTCTTTACTGACAGAGATCCGCTTCCGGAGGGCTTCCGTTTTATCAATATTTCTCGCTACGGGCCAACGAGAATGAAACGGTCTATGCGAGACTTAGCGTGGTTTTTACGTTATATAACTTATGCCATTGTTGCTGGTGATACTAGTATTTTGTCAGCTAATGCCAGAGGCTTGCGCGGTGTTATTCCAGAAGATGTAACAGATGCTACTGTTGTTGCTCTTAAGGAAATGCAACGACAATCCCTGAATTACTTTGCAAATGATGCTGAGGCGCAGGAAATTATCAAGCATAATTTTCAGGTATTAATATCGGAATACCTTGTTGAAAAACCTCCAGTTCAACTTAGAATTGGGGTTTCCAACGAACAGCAGGGTTTAGTATTACCTCAAAGTTATGCGATCGCCTCACTCGCGCGACTCAAATATGTGATGAAATCTGTCTTACCAGAGACAGAAAAGCAAGCAGTAATAAAAGCTGCCTATCGGCAAGTTTTTGAGCGCGATGTAACTGCTACCTATGGTTTCGCTGTAGATGAATTGGAGTCCCAACTCAAAGGTGGACAAATTTCCATGAAGGAGTTTGTTCGTTGTTTAGGTAAATCTCGCCTCTACCGCAGACTTTTCTGGGAGCCGTATACCATTAGTCGCGTGATTGAATTGGCAATGCGTCACTTTTTGGGACGGGGATTGAGTTCTCTAGAAGAGTTCCAAGAATACTTTGCTGTAGTTACCAAAGGTGGTTTACCTAAACTAATTGATACTTTGGTAGATTCCCAAGAATACGCTGACTACTTTGGCGAGGAAACAGTACCATATCTGCGTGGTTTGGGACAAGAAGCTCAGGAGTGCCGTAATTGGGGACCACAAATAGATTTGTTGAAGTACAGCGCTGTTATTCACAAAGTACCCCAGTTTGTGACCCTGTTTGGCAAATACGCCAAACCCCTACCCAATCAGCATCCTTACGGTTCTGGTAACGACCCTCTCGAAATTCAATTTGGTGCAATTTTTCCTGTAGATGCTTTACCCGCAACAACTCTCCACAGTCCTGCACCCTTTGGTAAAGATAATCGCCGCATACTGATTAGTTCTGATGGCTTGGGACAAGTCCCAGGAACTTTGGGAAGGGTAATCAAGTTAGATCATCCAGAGAAGTTACACACAAAATCTCTAGTAAATGGAAAACAAGCACCACCCAACGTCAGCCTAACAAATCATTCCCCGTCCGCAGTGATTCAGGCAGCTTATCAGCAAGTATTTGGACGCGATGTTTTTGAAGGTCAGCGTATAACAGTTGCAGAATCAGCATTCCTAAGTGGTGCAATTACAATGCGGGAGTTTATCCGCCAGTTAGCCAAATCTAAATTATTCCGCAGAATGTTTTGGGAACCACTGTACGTAACTAAAGCGATTGAATACATCCATCGACGCTTGTTGGGCCGTCCTACCTACGGGCGACAGGAAATGAATCATTACTACGACATCTCTGCAAATCAAGGCTTTTATGCACTGATTGATGAAATGATCGATAGTCCAGAATATATGCAAACTTTTGGGGAAGATACGGTTCCTTATGAACGCTATGTCACACCCAGAGGTTTTGCAATGCGATCGCCTAAATCATCTTACGCTGTAAATCTGTCAGTAAAATCTTTGCTGTCGTCGCCATCAGAATTAGATAGTTTTGTTCCCAAGCACCACAACGGACAAACGCAAACTTTGTCAGAGTTGGTAAATGAGTGTGAGACTAACCTCCAAGAACAAAAGTTGGAACCAGAACTAACCTATGTACAAGCTTCAGTGAGTGAGTCTGAAGGTGAAGACAACTATATCAATCCTGCCTGA
- the apcD gene encoding allophycocyanin subunit alpha-B — translation MSVIIKSILNADREARYLNAGELSAIQQFYEGGVSRLNLAVTLTENEKEIVEQASLKFWERCPNTPSNSGNRMYRNSCLRDQSWYIRLITYAVVVGDVEPLAAIGTIGVKEMYESLEIPLPNLVEAIRCLKEVSLDLFTLEDATEVAPYFDYLIQSLMP, via the coding sequence ATGAGCGTTATTATAAAATCAATTTTGAATGCTGATCGTGAAGCTCGGTATCTCAACGCTGGTGAGTTAAGCGCAATTCAACAATTTTACGAGGGCGGAGTTTCTCGGCTAAATCTTGCTGTGACTCTGACGGAAAATGAAAAAGAAATTGTAGAACAAGCAAGTCTCAAATTTTGGGAACGCTGTCCAAATACACCTAGTAATAGCGGTAATAGAATGTATCGAAATTCATGCTTGCGCGATCAAAGTTGGTACATTCGTTTGATTACTTATGCTGTAGTAGTGGGAGATGTAGAGCCTTTAGCAGCAATTGGCACTATTGGAGTGAAAGAAATGTACGAATCCCTAGAAATTCCCTTACCTAATTTAGTGGAAGCAATACGTTGCCTCAAAGAAGTATCTTTAGATTTATTTACTTTAGAAGACGCCACCGAAGTAGCGCCTTATTTTGATTATTTAATTCAAAGTTTGATGCCTTAA
- the apcB gene encoding allophycocyanin subunit beta: MQDAITSLINSSDVQGKYLDNNSLEKLQHYYHTGDMRARAATTISANAKTIVTQTVAKSLLYTDITAPGGNMYTCRRYAACVRDLDYFLRYATYAMLAGDPSILDERVLNGLRETYNSLGVPIGATIRAVQAMKEVTNSMIGVEAGKEMGVYFDYIVSGLS; encoded by the coding sequence ATGCAAGACGCAATTACTTCTTTGATTAATTCCTCTGACGTTCAAGGCAAATACCTGGATAACAATTCTTTAGAGAAGCTACAACACTACTACCATACTGGTGATATGCGGGCGCGTGCTGCTACTACGATTAGTGCTAATGCCAAAACTATCGTTACTCAAACAGTAGCAAAATCTCTGCTTTATACAGATATCACGGCTCCTGGTGGCAATATGTATACCTGTCGTCGTTATGCTGCTTGTGTTCGAGACTTAGATTACTTTTTACGCTATGCTACCTACGCCATGTTGGCTGGTGATCCCTCAATTTTAGACGAGCGCGTTTTGAATGGTTTGAGGGAAACTTACAACTCTTTGGGCGTTCCTATTGGTGCAACTATACGAGCAGTGCAAGCAATGAAGGAAGTAACTAATAGCATGATAGGTGTTGAAGCCGGTAAAGAAATGGGTGTCTATTTCGACTATATCGTCTCTGGTTTGAGTTAA
- the apcD gene encoding allophycocyanin subunit alpha-B → MSVVTELILNADSESRYPAPKELRIFQDFLKTGDQRIRIAKILSENEQLIVQRGSQKFWERCPNTPSNSGNERKTASCQRDQGWYVRLVAYSVLAGSEKPLEEIGTVGIKEMYNNLEIPLRNIVEAMRCIKEEAVSMMSEEDAVEVGPYFDYIIRALS, encoded by the coding sequence ATGAGCGTTGTTACCGAATTAATTCTAAATGCTGATAGTGAATCTCGCTATCCTGCTCCTAAAGAGCTAAGGATTTTTCAAGACTTTTTGAAAACAGGAGATCAACGAATTCGGATTGCAAAAATTTTGTCAGAAAATGAACAACTAATTGTGCAACGCGGTAGCCAGAAATTCTGGGAACGCTGTCCTAATACACCTAGTAATAGTGGTAATGAGCGAAAAACAGCTTCCTGTCAGCGCGATCAAGGTTGGTATGTTCGCTTAGTTGCTTACTCAGTTTTGGCAGGCAGTGAGAAACCCTTGGAAGAAATAGGCACTGTTGGCATTAAAGAAATGTACAACAATTTAGAAATTCCACTCAGAAATATAGTGGAAGCAATGCGCTGCATTAAAGAAGAAGCTGTATCCATGATGAGTGAGGAAGATGCTGTTGAGGTAGGCCCATATTTTGACTACATCATTAGAGCGTTGTCATAG
- the psbA gene encoding photosystem II q(b) protein, translated as MTTISTRPTSRFPTWDRFCDWVTSTENRLYIGWFGVLMIPLLGVSICVFVIAIIAAPPVDIDGIREPVSGSLLYGNNIITAAVVPMSNAIGLHFYPIWEAASMDEWLYNGGPYQMIGFHYIPALACYMGREWELSYRLGMRPWIAVAYSAPLAATTSVFLIYPIGQGSFSDGLPMGISGTFNFMFVFQAEHNILMHPLHMIGVAGVLGGSLFCAMHGSLVTSSLIRETTELESQNYGYKFGQEQETYNIVAAHGYFGRLIFQYASFNNSRSLHFFLAAWPVICIWGTAIGISTMAFNLNGFNFNNSILDSQGRVLPSWADVLNRANLGFEVMHERNAHNFPLDLACGEAVPVAITAPSITA; from the coding sequence ATGACTACTATTTCCACACGACCAACGAGCCGTTTCCCAACCTGGGATAGGTTCTGCGACTGGGTAACAAGTACCGAAAATCGTCTGTATATTGGCTGGTTCGGCGTCTTGATGATTCCTTTGTTAGGAGTTTCTATCTGTGTCTTTGTTATCGCCATCATTGCCGCTCCCCCAGTGGATATTGACGGCATCCGCGAACCAGTATCCGGTTCACTGCTCTACGGCAACAATATCATTACCGCCGCCGTAGTTCCTATGTCCAACGCAATTGGACTGCACTTTTACCCCATTTGGGAAGCAGCTTCTATGGACGAATGGCTCTACAACGGCGGGCCATACCAGATGATTGGTTTCCACTACATTCCAGCCCTTGCTTGCTACATGGGGCGTGAGTGGGAATTATCATACCGTCTGGGAATGCGTCCTTGGATTGCAGTTGCCTACAGCGCTCCTCTTGCCGCCACAACTTCAGTGTTCTTGATTTACCCAATTGGACAAGGTAGCTTCTCTGATGGTCTACCTATGGGTATCAGCGGTACTTTCAATTTTATGTTCGTGTTCCAAGCCGAACATAACATTCTCATGCATCCCTTACACATGATTGGAGTCGCTGGAGTCTTGGGAGGTTCGCTGTTCTGTGCAATGCACGGTTCACTAGTGACATCAAGTCTCATCCGTGAAACCACAGAATTAGAATCGCAGAACTACGGTTATAAATTTGGTCAAGAACAAGAGACTTATAACATCGTTGCAGCACATGGTTACTTTGGTCGCCTAATTTTCCAGTACGCCAGCTTTAACAATAGCCGCTCATTGCACTTTTTCCTCGCAGCTTGGCCGGTGATTTGTATATGGGGTACTGCTATAGGCATCAGCACAATGGCGTTTAACTTGAATGGCTTTAACTTTAATAATTCCATTCTTGATTCCCAAGGACGTGTACTCCCCAGTTGGGCTGATGTGTTGAACCGAGCAAATTTAGGCTTTGAAGTGATGCACGAACGGAATGCTCATAATTTCCCACTGGATCTTGCCTGTGGTGAAGCTGTTCCTGTAGCAATCACAGCGCCTTCCATCACTGCCTAA
- a CDS encoding photosystem II q(b) protein, which translates to MKLESDHVIATSDSSNYTSEPAANKLSERRKKVNHWEKFCSWVTSTENRLYVGWFGVLMIPCILTATTVFIIAIIAAPPVDMDGIGAPISGSILSGNNIITAAVVPTSAAIGLHFYPIWEAASIDEWLYNGGPYQMIVLHFLIGIIAYQDREWELSYRLGMRPWISLAFTAPVAASVSVLLVYPVGQGSLSAGMPLGISGTFHFMLQFQADHNILMNPLHQLGVIGVLGGAFAAAMHGSLVTSTLIRSHNHSESESINKGYKLGQQHPTYNFRSAQVYLWHLIWHRVSFPNSRKLHFFLAALPVAGIWSAALGVDIAAFDFDYLQFHQPQIKSQGQIIHTWADTIDWASLGIKILDERHIYDFPENLTAGEVVPWK; encoded by the coding sequence ATGAAGCTAGAGTCAGACCATGTAATTGCAACCTCAGATAGTAGCAATTACACTTCTGAGCCAGCAGCAAACAAACTCTCAGAAAGACGCAAAAAAGTTAATCATTGGGAAAAATTTTGTTCATGGGTTACCAGCACAGAAAACAGACTATATGTCGGCTGGTTTGGTGTGTTGATGATTCCTTGCATCTTAACAGCAACAACTGTTTTTATCATCGCCATCATCGCTGCCCCTCCTGTAGACATGGATGGAATAGGTGCGCCCATTTCCGGTTCAATACTTTCTGGAAATAACATTATCACTGCTGCTGTTGTGCCAACATCGGCTGCAATTGGTCTGCATTTTTATCCAATTTGGGAAGCAGCTTCCATTGATGAGTGGCTTTACAATGGTGGGCCATATCAAATGATTGTGCTGCATTTTTTGATTGGCATCATCGCCTATCAAGACCGGGAATGGGAACTAAGTTACCGCTTGGGAATGCGTCCCTGGATTTCTCTAGCATTTACTGCTCCCGTCGCCGCATCCGTTTCAGTGTTGTTAGTCTACCCAGTGGGACAAGGTAGCCTATCTGCGGGAATGCCTTTAGGAATATCTGGCACATTTCACTTCATGTTGCAGTTTCAAGCAGACCACAACATCTTGATGAATCCTTTACATCAGTTAGGAGTGATTGGAGTTTTGGGTGGTGCTTTTGCGGCTGCAATGCACGGTTCCCTAGTCACATCTACCCTAATTCGCAGTCATAATCACAGCGAGTCTGAATCAATTAACAAAGGGTACAAACTTGGTCAACAACACCCAACCTATAATTTTAGGTCTGCTCAAGTTTATCTATGGCACTTGATATGGCATCGTGTTAGTTTTCCTAACTCTCGCAAATTGCACTTCTTTTTGGCAGCTTTACCAGTAGCAGGAATTTGGTCTGCGGCTTTGGGTGTAGACATTGCTGCCTTTGACTTTGACTACTTGCAATTTCATCAGCCTCAGATCAAAAGCCAAGGGCAGATTATTCATACTTGGGCAGACACAATTGATTGGGCTTCTTTAGGGATAAAAATTTTAGATGAACGCCATATTTATGACTTCCCTGAAAACTTAACAGCAGGTGAAGTAGTGCCTTGGAAATAG
- a CDS encoding response regulator gives MRLLLVEDDECIANTLENILGNQHYVVDIANDGELGWELVEAFNYDLILLDVMLPKLDGIQLCQRLRSHNYQAPVLLLTAQNSSTHKVMGLDAGADDYLVKPFDMSELLARIRVLLRRRNSTLQTVLEWENLRLDPGKCEVVYNNHLLNLTPKEYRLLELFLRNGHQVFSRSDILEHLWSTEEAPQEDTVTAHIKGLRQKLKQAGAENNFIETVYGLGYRLKVPTSSKKISENRKLNHVKPSTKQQTGDSFDETQDLHNGIQQTKAALTKLWEKLKVKSCDRIIILEQATTALLENNLGDELRQKAQQAAHKLAGALGIFGFIKGSRLAFEVEQMLRSHMNINQNQVLHLYNLVIALKQEIQQPAFAELEKILCHDVLDDAIE, from the coding sequence ATGAGACTTTTATTAGTTGAAGATGATGAGTGTATTGCCAATACTCTAGAAAATATTCTTGGGAATCAACATTATGTTGTTGATATTGCAAATGATGGGGAATTAGGCTGGGAGCTTGTAGAGGCTTTCAACTATGACTTAATTTTGTTGGATGTCATGCTACCGAAGTTGGATGGTATTCAGCTTTGTCAAAGGTTACGTTCTCATAACTATCAAGCTCCAGTGCTGTTGTTAACAGCACAAAATTCTAGCACTCATAAAGTGATGGGATTGGATGCTGGAGCAGATGATTATCTTGTTAAACCTTTTGACATGTCAGAATTATTAGCTCGGATTCGGGTTTTATTGCGGCGGCGAAATTCAACTCTACAAACAGTTTTGGAATGGGAAAATCTGCGTCTTGATCCTGGTAAGTGTGAAGTTGTCTATAACAATCACCTTCTAAATTTGACTCCCAAGGAATATCGTTTGCTAGAACTTTTTCTTCGCAATGGACATCAAGTTTTTAGCCGCAGCGACATTTTAGAGCACCTGTGGTCAACGGAAGAAGCTCCTCAAGAAGATACAGTTACAGCTCACATTAAAGGTTTGCGACAAAAACTCAAACAAGCAGGAGCAGAGAATAATTTTATTGAAACGGTGTACGGTCTAGGTTATCGTCTGAAAGTACCTACATCTTCTAAAAAAATATCAGAAAATCGCAAATTGAATCATGTAAAACCAAGTACAAAACAACAGACAGGAGATTCATTTGATGAGACTCAAGATTTACATAATGGTATACAACAAACCAAAGCAGCGTTAACTAAATTATGGGAGAAGTTGAAAGTTAAGAGTTGTGATCGCATCATCATCCTAGAACAAGCCACCACAGCATTACTAGAAAACAACCTGGGCGACGAATTAAGACAAAAAGCACAGCAAGCAGCACATAAACTGGCAGGCGCTTTGGGCATCTTTGGTTTTATCAAAGGTTCGCGTTTGGCTTTTGAAGTTGAGCAGATGTTGCGATCGCATATGAACATTAATCAAAATCAAGTGTTGCATTTGTACAACTTGGTTATAGCCTTGAAGCAAGAAATACAGCAGCCTGCGTTTGCAGAACTAGAGAAAATACTTTGCCATGATGTTTTAGATGATGCCATCGAATAA